One window of Cohnella hashimotonis genomic DNA carries:
- a CDS encoding immunoglobulin-like domain-containing protein, with product MKRPIGKTHMLLALVASLLLSLLPAGMPAARADASPVNLALGRTVTSSSSYENAAEGWARSNLVDGYKTGPREPGKTENGWTTMPSPSQPATGSPAWLAVDLGAAYDIDEVVLWPRSDNGTANIGLGFPIDFTIKVSADGSDWTTVASKTDYPKPTASAAQRFAFDSVRARHVRIEATKLSTDPNNTKVFQLRELEVYQTISGLTDQASVDTAAAALNPGDLSALYRNLSLPRVGLEGTAIAWTSSDSSYVTDAGRIVKRPAPGEPAAALTLTATVSKGSASKERVFPASVKPRVPSSAEQDRFLIGVFWPPVWSFTNDEQYAAMKEANIDYVQNVLGSELDSEPQNLKMLDLAAAHGLKVYVADPRVNGSDLDIETMVQTYMDHPATGGYYIKDEPGIGGLPDAAARYAKILAVDPDKVPYVNLLPEQAVANYEQDYVQSWIKQAGAGKLKYLSFDHYPLLATGGFSAGYFNNLNIIRRAGLEADVKTSSYLQSVGIPGGLRRPNEAEMDYVAYANLAYGIKNVVWFTYWTPTNRGEPFTNAVIDPQGNKTDLYEPFKAMNARMAQLGKTLIHLDATMVYHTGASLPAGTAPVPSDFIAQPANASDDAIVTYFTHRETGKHYLMIVNKAYKDASAKTLSFKLDGISGVSEVSAETGEPVSADYDAATGLLSGEFAPGEGKLYALEDDGYEYVGPQQPVTTPADSPPLSPIGNIAFKKSVQASSDYLAYGWNKNLLVDGIKIGINSDNGDKGWTSVPANTPPAAPEWIRIDLAGEHQVNRVTLWPRNDQNTHVGEAFPLDFRVLVSTDNANWTEVAARTAAPKPTDGAPLDIDIDSVPARYVKIEFTQLRKEGVYLVQLAEVEIFADPPASLLELSLTPKALSVGGSGRLSVREWLSESELAPVASAEFASSDERVATVDETGLVHGVGPGTAVVTVKVRRESSIDEKSVEVVVRALPEPWRLKLSGSGTGIARFVEGTLHLEAKAAGIEDAVQVARDAGNTADQTLTATVGSHIVPDTAAGLDSRVGLYLAAAGEGQTGSVALTLDPTGRLTLSAGPDQIVTGKYTVKPAAIRLERDKDVFTAYVERGGKWLPIGNTKAASQVTLSWSGDTEAGALLYAGDGGRYAMADLALPELTHSNVPNPAEQEVAAAADALKLEGLDAVTANLQLPREGLHGTAIAWSSSDKRYIDDEGVLLRRPTASEGDAKLTLTATLSKQGFTRSREFEVIVKALPPEGNPNPGNPGNPGNPGNSGNQGNPNNPANPSNPGSPESPGGNNGVPRAPLKDTAGHWASAAIDSALQLGFVNGYQDGTFRPNAAVTRGELAAMLARALKLPDGAGLTFADANAVPGWAQGPMAAAVKAGLFGGFEDGTIRAQGRITRAQIAAIVVRSKGLAADPSEPLAFADADEAPAWARPYIAACAKAGLVAGRGGNRFAPNDDVTRAEAVALILKLLE from the coding sequence ATGAAAAGACCGATCGGCAAAACCCATATGCTTCTGGCGCTGGTCGCCAGCCTGCTCCTATCCCTGCTGCCCGCAGGCATGCCGGCAGCCCGGGCCGACGCGTCGCCCGTGAATCTGGCGCTCGGCCGTACCGTCACCTCGTCGAGCAGCTACGAGAATGCGGCGGAAGGCTGGGCGCGCAGCAACCTCGTCGACGGGTACAAGACGGGCCCTCGCGAACCAGGCAAGACCGAAAACGGCTGGACGACGATGCCTTCCCCGTCGCAGCCGGCCACGGGCTCTCCCGCATGGCTGGCCGTCGATCTGGGCGCCGCTTACGATATCGACGAGGTGGTCTTGTGGCCGCGCAGCGACAACGGCACCGCGAATATCGGCTTGGGCTTCCCGATCGACTTCACGATCAAGGTATCGGCGGACGGCTCGGACTGGACGACCGTCGCGTCCAAGACGGACTATCCCAAGCCGACCGCGAGCGCAGCCCAGCGCTTCGCGTTCGACTCCGTCCGAGCGAGGCATGTCCGGATCGAGGCGACCAAGCTGTCCACGGACCCGAACAATACGAAGGTGTTCCAGCTCCGCGAGCTGGAGGTGTACCAGACGATCAGCGGACTGACAGATCAAGCGTCCGTCGATACCGCCGCCGCGGCCCTCAATCCCGGCGATCTGTCGGCCTTGTACCGCAATCTGTCGTTGCCGCGCGTCGGCCTGGAGGGCACTGCGATCGCCTGGACCAGCTCCGATTCGTCCTATGTGACCGATGCCGGCCGCATCGTGAAGCGGCCGGCGCCCGGAGAGCCTGCGGCGGCGCTGACGCTGACCGCAACCGTGAGCAAGGGGAGCGCCTCCAAGGAGCGAGTATTTCCCGCGTCGGTGAAGCCCCGGGTTCCCTCGAGCGCGGAGCAGGACCGCTTCCTGATCGGCGTGTTCTGGCCGCCGGTCTGGTCGTTCACCAACGACGAGCAGTACGCGGCGATGAAGGAAGCGAATATCGATTATGTGCAGAACGTGCTGGGCTCGGAGCTGGATTCGGAGCCGCAGAACTTGAAGATGCTCGATCTGGCGGCTGCTCACGGGCTTAAGGTGTACGTCGCGGATCCGCGCGTCAACGGCTCGGACCTGGATATCGAGACGATGGTGCAGACGTATATGGATCATCCCGCAACCGGCGGCTACTACATCAAGGACGAGCCGGGCATCGGCGGTCTGCCTGACGCGGCCGCGCGCTATGCCAAGATTTTGGCCGTCGATCCCGACAAGGTGCCGTACGTGAATCTGCTCCCCGAGCAGGCGGTTGCCAACTACGAACAGGATTACGTGCAGAGCTGGATCAAGCAAGCCGGCGCCGGCAAGCTCAAGTATCTCAGCTTCGATCACTATCCGCTGCTCGCGACCGGCGGCTTCAGCGCGGGATACTTCAACAATCTGAACATTATCCGCCGCGCGGGATTGGAGGCGGACGTGAAGACCTCCTCCTACCTCCAATCGGTCGGCATCCCCGGCGGGCTTCGGCGGCCTAACGAGGCGGAAATGGACTACGTTGCGTACGCGAATCTGGCATACGGCATCAAGAACGTCGTCTGGTTCACCTACTGGACGCCGACCAATCGCGGCGAGCCCTTCACGAATGCGGTCATCGACCCCCAAGGCAACAAGACGGACCTGTACGAACCGTTCAAGGCGATGAACGCCCGCATGGCGCAGCTGGGCAAGACGTTGATTCATCTGGATGCGACGATGGTGTATCATACCGGCGCCTCGCTTCCCGCCGGGACGGCGCCCGTGCCTTCCGACTTTATCGCGCAGCCCGCGAACGCAAGCGACGATGCGATCGTCACTTATTTCACGCATCGCGAGACGGGCAAGCACTATCTGATGATCGTCAACAAAGCGTATAAAGACGCGTCCGCCAAAACGCTGAGCTTCAAGCTGGACGGCATATCGGGCGTGTCCGAGGTGTCCGCGGAGACCGGCGAGCCCGTATCCGCCGACTACGACGCCGCAACCGGCCTGCTGAGCGGCGAGTTCGCGCCGGGCGAAGGCAAGCTGTACGCGCTCGAGGACGACGGCTACGAATATGTCGGCCCCCAGCAGCCCGTGACGACGCCCGCCGACTCGCCTCCGCTGAGCCCGATCGGCAATATCGCCTTCAAGAAATCCGTGCAGGCATCCTCGGACTATCTCGCCTACGGGTGGAATAAAAACCTGCTCGTGGACGGCATCAAGATCGGCATCAACTCCGACAACGGCGATAAGGGCTGGACCAGCGTTCCTGCTAATACGCCTCCTGCCGCGCCGGAATGGATCCGCATCGATCTGGCCGGAGAACACCAGGTCAATCGGGTGACGCTGTGGCCGCGCAACGATCAGAACACGCATGTCGGCGAAGCGTTCCCGCTCGACTTCCGCGTGCTCGTGTCGACGGACAACGCGAACTGGACGGAGGTAGCGGCTCGGACGGCGGCGCCGAAGCCGACGGACGGCGCCCCGCTCGACATCGATATCGACAGCGTCCCGGCGCGATACGTCAAGATTGAATTCACCCAGCTGCGAAAAGAAGGTGTTTACCTGGTCCAGCTGGCCGAGGTCGAGATCTTTGCCGATCCGCCCGCATCGCTGCTGGAGCTGTCGCTTACGCCGAAGGCGCTGTCCGTCGGGGGGAGCGGCCGCCTGTCGGTACGCGAGTGGCTAAGCGAATCGGAGCTGGCTCCCGTGGCATCGGCTGAATTCGCCAGCTCCGACGAGCGCGTCGCTACGGTCGACGAGACGGGCCTCGTCCACGGCGTCGGACCCGGCACCGCCGTCGTCACCGTCAAGGTTCGGCGCGAGTCCAGCATCGACGAGAAATCCGTCGAGGTCGTCGTGCGCGCGCTGCCCGAGCCCTGGCGCCTGAAGCTGAGCGGCTCAGGCACCGGCATCGCGAGGTTCGTGGAGGGAACGCTTCATCTGGAAGCGAAGGCCGCCGGCATCGAGGATGCCGTCCAGGTCGCCCGTGACGCCGGCAATACCGCGGATCAGACGCTGACGGCGACCGTAGGCTCGCATATCGTTCCCGATACGGCCGCCGGTCTGGACAGCCGGGTCGGCCTGTACCTGGCCGCGGCCGGCGAGGGACAAACCGGCTCGGTCGCGCTCACGCTCGATCCGACCGGACGCCTCACACTGTCGGCCGGACCGGATCAGATCGTCACGGGCAAGTACACGGTCAAGCCTGCCGCCATCCGGCTGGAGCGCGACAAGGATGTGTTCACGGCCTACGTCGAGCGCGGCGGCAAATGGCTGCCTATCGGCAACACGAAGGCCGCCTCGCAAGTGACGCTCTCCTGGTCCGGCGATACCGAGGCCGGCGCACTGCTGTACGCGGGCGACGGCGGACGCTATGCCATGGCCGATCTGGCGCTGCCGGAGCTGACGCATTCGAACGTGCCGAACCCGGCGGAGCAAGAGGTCGCTGCGGCAGCGGATGCTTTGAAGCTGGAAGGCCTTGACGCCGTCACGGCCAATCTGCAGCTGCCGCGGGAAGGCCTGCATGGGACTGCGATCGCTTGGTCGAGCTCCGACAAGCGCTATATCGACGATGAAGGCGTCCTGCTTCGCCGCCCCACCGCCTCGGAGGGGGATGCGAAGCTGACGCTGACGGCGACGCTTTCCAAGCAGGGCTTCACAAGGAGCCGCGAATTTGAAGTGATCGTCAAGGCGCTCCCGCCGGAGGGCAATCCGAATCCGGGCAACCCAGGCAATCCAGGCAATCCGGGAAATTCGGGAAATCAGGGAAATCCAAATAATCCTGCGAATCCAAGCAATCCAGGAAGTCCAGAAAGTCCGGGCGGCAACAACGGCGTGCCTCGCGCGCCGCTTAAGGATACGGCCGGCCACTGGGCGAGCGCTGCCATCGACAGCGCCTTGCAGCTCGGCTTCGTGAACGGCTATCAGGACGGCACGTTCCGGCCGAACGCTGCCGTCACCCGCGGCGAATTGGCGGCGATGCTGGCCCGCGCGCTCAAGCTGCCGGACGGCGCCGGCCTTACATTCGCCGATGCGAATGCCGTCCCCGGATGGGCGCAAGGTCCGATGGCCGCTGCGGTGAAGGCCGGCTTGTTCGGCGGGTTCGAAGACGGCACAATCAGGGCGCAAGGACGCATAACCCGCGCCCAGATTGCCGCCATCGTCGTTCGCTCCAAAGGGCTCGCCGCAGATCCGTCCGAGCCGCTCGCATTCGCGGATGCCGACGAGGCGCCGGCATGGGCGCGTCCGTATATCGCCGCCTGCGCGAAAGCCGGCCTCGTGGCCGGACGCGGCGGCAACCGGTTCGCGCCCAATGATGACGTGACGCGCGCGGAAGCGGTCGCGTTGATCTTGAAGCTTCTTGAATAA
- a CDS encoding MarR family winged helix-turn-helix transcriptional regulator, giving the protein MAEAGAWGYELTFLFATAFRAAVDELHRELAAQGFDDVRPSHGYAFQKLSFGGATGIELAEHLDITKQAATQMIDYLEGRGYVERRPHPSDGRGKLVVLAERGWACIRATEAQFGAMEKRWRERLGEREAEQLTKSMRDIVGSFGEGTAKLRPVW; this is encoded by the coding sequence ATGGCCGAAGCGGGCGCCTGGGGTTACGAATTGACATTTTTGTTTGCGACCGCCTTCCGCGCGGCTGTAGACGAGCTTCACCGCGAGCTCGCTGCGCAGGGCTTCGACGACGTGCGTCCGTCGCACGGCTACGCGTTTCAGAAGCTCTCGTTCGGCGGAGCGACGGGCATCGAGCTGGCCGAGCACCTGGACATTACGAAGCAGGCCGCCACGCAGATGATCGATTACCTCGAAGGGCGCGGCTATGTCGAGCGCCGTCCGCATCCGAGCGACGGCCGCGGCAAGCTTGTCGTGCTCGCCGAGCGAGGATGGGCCTGCATCCGGGCGACCGAAGCGCAGTTCGGCGCCATGGAGAAACGATGGCGCGAGCGGTTAGGGGAGCGAGAGGCCGAGCAGTTGACGAAGAGCATGCGCGACATTGTTGGATCCTTTGGAGAAGGGACCGCCAAGCTCAGGCCGGTCTGGTGA
- a CDS encoding DUF4023 family protein has protein sequence MSDTHEFVEQVQDRQRKDKRNKAHQGQGTQGQKVSSRQHSTNK, from the coding sequence TTGAGCGACACGCATGAATTCGTAGAGCAAGTCCAGGATCGCCAGCGCAAAGATAAGCGCAACAAGGCGCATCAAGGTCAAGGCACCCAGGGGCAGAAGGTGTCCTCGAGACAGCACAGCACGAATAAGTGA
- a CDS encoding polysaccharide deacetylase family protein: protein MAKLLILNCDDFGQSAPANEAIMHLLEERRVSSATIMAPAQGFDQAADWCRRHPEAHIGLHLTFTSEYDAVRFGSLTGRSSLHDADGYMYKTVEAFERGSAKADVIAEMKAQFDAVARAGIAVTHADNHMGSLYGVATGRSYLPQVFWQCSRRGMPFRLFRHIDPAEAITANAPGVEATLAKAVALCDTLGVAVPDYLLSHPYEIEPGETYEAFKEMLIAKLFTLPEGVVETFIHPAVPDADLGARIPHWEKRVWEYRLMLDPDFTAAMKDAGVQLTDYRYVGEKLRRPRLRSGLRLAKLLF from the coding sequence ATGGCTAAACTGCTTATTCTGAATTGCGACGATTTTGGCCAGAGCGCGCCCGCCAACGAAGCGATCATGCATTTGCTCGAGGAACGCCGAGTTTCCTCCGCCACGATCATGGCGCCCGCTCAGGGCTTCGACCAGGCCGCGGACTGGTGCAGGCGCCACCCCGAAGCGCACATCGGCCTGCACCTGACCTTTACGAGCGAATACGACGCCGTTCGCTTCGGGAGCCTAACGGGCCGTTCGTCGCTGCACGATGCCGACGGTTATATGTATAAGACCGTCGAGGCGTTTGAACGGGGATCCGCCAAGGCCGACGTCATCGCCGAGATGAAGGCGCAGTTCGACGCTGTCGCGCGGGCCGGCATCGCCGTGACGCACGCCGACAATCATATGGGCAGCTTGTATGGCGTCGCCACCGGTCGCAGCTACCTGCCGCAAGTCTTCTGGCAGTGCTCGCGCAGGGGGATGCCATTTCGGCTGTTTCGGCATATCGACCCTGCCGAAGCGATAACGGCGAACGCGCCGGGCGTAGAGGCGACCCTGGCCAAAGCCGTGGCATTGTGCGACACGCTCGGCGTGGCGGTGCCGGACTACCTGCTGAGTCATCCCTACGAGATCGAGCCGGGGGAAACGTACGAAGCGTTTAAGGAGATGCTGATCGCCAAGCTGTTTACGCTGCCGGAAGGTGTCGTCGAGACGTTTATCCACCCCGCGGTCCCGGATGCGGATCTTGGCGCGCGGATTCCCCATTGGGAGAAAAGGGTGTGGGAGTACAGGCTCATGCTGGATCCAGACTTCACGGCGGCGATGAAGGATGCCGGCGTGCAGCTGACGGACTACAGGTATGTGGGGGAAAAGCTGCGGCGGCCTCGGCTTCGCTCGGGGCTAAGATTGGCCAAGCTGCTGTTCTGA
- a CDS encoding MFS transporter has product MSRKFLNSPTAYALGMFAMMVPSQAFSSFYTYFYVEKLGLAVGLATLARTIYLIWDAVNQPMAGYLSDRTRSRHGRRRPWIFAAIPLFMLAFVMVFAVPPHLHDSALFTWFLIALILFEAVATILWVNYGALFPELFTGNSLRAKASAVQQAYQIIAVLIGTALTPVLYKALGFGTMSVVYAAIFGIFMTLFVLNVRENETFAKEEPLPLVQAFRETLKNKELWLFYVACSFAQTVNGLVSSMIPFYAKYALGVEEGDVTLLMASVFVSVIPLVAVWFYIVKKLGGYRSWRFSFIVYGLSVIPLWFADNLGTGIAAGICFGFGLAGFLVSPALLSSEIIDRDALRTGRRREGMYTAVGGFLTRSSGLISALAFFVVGQAFGYVSGDEPGPHPAQTFRYLICIVPLSLLVVSFVISLFLKPQPVRSTPHVQGGIDV; this is encoded by the coding sequence ATGAGCAGGAAGTTCCTGAACTCTCCGACGGCTTATGCGCTCGGGATGTTCGCGATGATGGTGCCCAGCCAGGCTTTCAGTTCGTTTTACACGTATTTTTACGTCGAAAAGCTGGGGCTGGCCGTCGGGCTCGCGACGCTCGCGCGGACGATCTACCTCATCTGGGACGCCGTCAACCAGCCGATGGCGGGCTATTTGTCCGATCGTACGCGCTCGCGGCACGGTCGCCGCAGGCCGTGGATTTTCGCAGCGATCCCGCTGTTCATGCTGGCCTTCGTCATGGTGTTCGCCGTCCCGCCGCATCTTCATGATAGCGCTTTATTTACCTGGTTCTTAATCGCGCTCATCCTCTTTGAGGCGGTAGCGACGATCCTGTGGGTGAACTACGGCGCGCTGTTCCCCGAACTTTTCACAGGCAACAGCCTGCGGGCCAAGGCTTCTGCCGTCCAGCAGGCTTATCAAATCATTGCCGTTCTCATCGGCACGGCGCTGACGCCGGTCCTCTACAAGGCGCTCGGCTTCGGCACGATGTCCGTCGTATACGCAGCCATATTCGGCATCTTCATGACGCTCTTCGTCCTGAATGTCCGGGAGAACGAGACGTTCGCCAAGGAAGAGCCGCTGCCGCTCGTCCAGGCGTTCCGCGAGACCTTGAAGAACAAGGAGCTCTGGTTGTTTTACGTGGCCTGCTCTTTCGCCCAGACGGTGAACGGCCTCGTCAGCTCGATGATTCCGTTTTACGCCAAGTACGCCCTCGGCGTCGAGGAAGGCGATGTCACGCTGCTGATGGCATCCGTCTTCGTGTCGGTTATTCCGCTCGTCGCGGTTTGGTTTTATATCGTGAAAAAGCTCGGCGGCTACCGCAGCTGGCGCTTTTCCTTTATCGTCTACGGGTTGTCCGTTATCCCGCTCTGGTTCGCCGACAATCTCGGGACCGGCATTGCGGCGGGCATCTGCTTCGGCTTCGGACTGGCCGGATTTCTCGTCTCCCCGGCGCTCCTAAGCAGCGAGATCATCGACAGGGACGCTTTGCGGACCGGCCGCCGCAGGGAAGGGATGTACACGGCGGTCGGCGGCTTTCTCACGCGTTCCAGCGGCCTGATCTCGGCGCTCGCCTTTTTCGTCGTCGGACAGGCATTCGGCTACGTGAGCGGCGACGAGCCGGGACCGCATCCGGCGCAGACGTTCCGTTATTTGATCTGTATCGTACCGCTCTCCCTGCTCGTTGTCTCTTTCGTCATCTCCCTGTTCCTGAAGCCGCAGCCCGTTCGCTCGACCCCGCATGTGCAAGGAGGAATCGACGTCTGA
- a CDS encoding response regulator — MPKLLIVDDEEMIRAGLSQIVPRLLPSWQVIGACEDAASAWSAIAAERPDLLILDIGMPGESGLALADRLAREKPDIAIVMLTGFDKFDHVQAALRSGVSDYLLKPVQRDELKAAIMKAEERIEAKRRQRDLLFVQALGEWIVAGKPERLQALNRLLAEDGLLRPGASFNLKLTIYLRDGDGACASDLVPGKGVRQVRVEADLDALRRAGAVVRKWVVVPLAETCDLLFVAGEGLPVAAELPVTEDERAACTLSGCGDPVADPADLPTLFRTVQGRLLSGTATMEAASEAESEHAARLTAALETNDPASAAAAIRQWAAWLRTDAALTMQGAYRLISFITGPQMNRGMNPLIRALQPELASLTGRLLFSRDPSALLAEIEAFAGRIASARHALPEERKIIGRVKEMIRREYAKPSFTLEQAAASVYLNPTYLSELFKASTGQKFIDYITDVRLDEARRLLQETDMKMYEVCEAVGYTSSKYFSTLFRKRFDRTPTQYREQAGYGGSAREEP, encoded by the coding sequence GTGCCTAAGCTATTGATCGTGGACGACGAGGAGATGATCCGGGCGGGACTGTCGCAGATCGTGCCCCGGCTGCTGCCGTCCTGGCAAGTGATCGGCGCGTGCGAGGATGCAGCGTCCGCGTGGTCGGCCATCGCCGCAGAACGTCCGGATCTGCTTATTCTCGATATCGGCATGCCCGGCGAGAGCGGCCTCGCGCTCGCCGATCGTCTGGCGCGCGAGAAGCCGGATATCGCGATCGTCATGCTGACCGGCTTCGACAAGTTCGATCACGTTCAGGCCGCGCTCCGCAGCGGCGTCAGCGATTATCTGCTCAAGCCCGTGCAGCGCGACGAGCTGAAGGCGGCGATTATGAAGGCCGAGGAACGCATCGAAGCGAAGCGCAGGCAGCGCGACCTGCTGTTCGTGCAAGCGCTCGGCGAATGGATTGTTGCAGGCAAGCCGGAGCGGCTTCAGGCCCTCAATCGCTTGCTGGCCGAGGACGGGCTCCTGCGTCCGGGAGCGAGCTTTAATTTGAAGCTGACGATCTACTTGCGGGACGGCGACGGCGCCTGTGCGTCCGATCTCGTACCCGGCAAGGGGGTTCGCCAGGTGCGCGTCGAAGCGGATCTCGACGCGCTTCGGCGCGCGGGCGCCGTCGTCCGCAAATGGGTCGTCGTGCCGCTCGCCGAGACGTGCGACCTGCTGTTCGTTGCGGGCGAGGGGCTGCCGGTCGCCGCGGAGCTGCCGGTGACAGAAGACGAACGAGCGGCGTGCACCCTGTCCGGCTGCGGCGACCCCGTCGCCGATCCCGCGGACCTGCCCACGCTGTTCAGGACCGTCCAGGGACGTCTGCTAAGCGGAACGGCAACGATGGAGGCGGCTTCCGAGGCGGAGTCCGAGCACGCGGCCCGGCTGACGGCCGCGCTGGAGACGAACGATCCCGCCAGCGCCGCGGCGGCGATCCGCCAGTGGGCGGCCTGGCTCAGGACGGATGCCGCGCTGACGATGCAGGGCGCCTACCGTTTGATCTCGTTCATCACGGGACCGCAGATGAACCGCGGGATGAATCCCCTGATCCGGGCGCTGCAGCCCGAACTGGCGAGCTTGACCGGCCGGCTGCTCTTCTCCCGCGATCCGTCCGCGCTGCTGGCCGAGATCGAAGCGTTCGCCGGGCGGATCGCCTCGGCCCGGCATGCCCTGCCCGAAGAGCGCAAGATCATCGGCAGGGTGAAGGAGATGATTCGGCGCGAGTACGCCAAGCCGAGCTTTACGCTAGAGCAAGCCGCGGCGAGCGTATACTTGAACCCGACCTACTTGAGCGAGCTGTTCAAGGCGTCCACGGGACAGAAGTTCATCGATTACATAACGGACGTCCGTCTGGACGAGGCGCGCCGTTTGCTGCAGGAGACCGACATGAAGATGTACGAGGTGTGCGAAGCCGTCGGCTATACGAGCTCCAAATATTTCAGCACGCTGTTCCGCAAGCGCTTCGACAGGACGCCGACGCAATATCGCGAGCAGGCCGGCTACGGCGGATCCGCACGCGAGGAACCTTGA
- a CDS encoding ABC transporter substrate-binding protein, with amino-acid sequence MRKKGLVIGLSVLMAASLGACGGNEKNNAANGGSASASAPSASASESAGTAAPGGKGEQTELKVTGFKSGAELGAIPELNDKFMQENPDVKVVYEGMPGGQFKEFIKTRFAASDASDVIMLHPGLSNVIAYGKAGYLYDLSGESWIGNFTEASLKASSDEGKVYGIPNDMNVLGVFYNKKMFADLSISTPKSWDEFTAAAEKIKASGKLPISIGNNDGWMTLAAMYTMAPALVYGANPAFDAQLNEGKVTFAEGWKDMADKWYSLNDKGYLTAKSTGVSLDQAQQAFAKGEAAMYIDGSWSLSGIKKTNPDLDVGMFAMPSNAAGQDVVASAAVGTTFAINKDTKVLDAAKKYLEFWSRAENQKVWAASQQAFMTIKGETGDLDPAFDEIAAVVAAGRSYPFLDQGWVYGDAANAELMTSAQGVYLKAIAPQAMLENMDKSWKQAAGQ; translated from the coding sequence ATGAGAAAAAAAGGGTTGGTTATCGGCTTGTCGGTGTTGATGGCTGCGTCGCTCGGCGCATGCGGCGGCAACGAAAAGAATAACGCGGCGAACGGCGGTTCCGCCTCCGCTTCGGCCCCTTCCGCGAGCGCGTCCGAATCCGCGGGCACCGCCGCGCCCGGAGGCAAGGGCGAGCAGACGGAGCTGAAGGTGACCGGGTTCAAATCCGGCGCTGAGCTGGGCGCGATTCCCGAGCTCAACGACAAGTTCATGCAGGAAAATCCGGACGTCAAAGTCGTCTACGAGGGCATGCCGGGCGGACAGTTCAAGGAATTCATCAAAACCCGGTTCGCGGCATCCGACGCTTCGGACGTCATCATGCTGCATCCCGGACTGTCGAACGTCATCGCTTACGGCAAAGCCGGTTATCTCTACGACTTGTCCGGCGAGTCCTGGATCGGGAATTTCACGGAGGCTTCGCTCAAGGCCAGCTCGGACGAGGGCAAGGTATACGGAATTCCGAACGACATGAACGTCCTCGGCGTCTTTTATAACAAAAAAATGTTCGCCGACCTGTCCATCTCCACGCCGAAGAGCTGGGACGAATTCACGGCGGCCGCCGAGAAGATCAAGGCGTCGGGCAAGCTGCCGATCTCGATCGGCAACAATGATGGCTGGATGACGCTGGCCGCGATGTACACGATGGCGCCCGCGCTTGTCTATGGCGCGAATCCGGCGTTCGACGCGCAGCTTAACGAAGGCAAGGTCACATTCGCCGAGGGCTGGAAGGACATGGCCGATAAATGGTATTCGCTGAACGACAAGGGCTATCTGACCGCGAAAAGCACGGGCGTCAGCCTCGATCAGGCCCAGCAAGCGTTTGCCAAGGGAGAAGCCGCGATGTACATCGACGGCAGCTGGTCCCTCTCAGGCATCAAGAAGACCAATCCGGATCTCGACGTAGGCATGTTCGCGATGCCGTCCAACGCCGCGGGACAGGATGTCGTCGCTTCGGCGGCCGTCGGCACGACGTTCGCGATCAACAAGGATACGAAGGTGCTGGACGCAGCCAAGAAGTATCTCGAATTCTGGAGCCGGGCCGAAAACCAAAAGGTATGGGCCGCCAGCCAGCAGGCGTTCATGACGATCAAGGGCGAGACGGGCGACCTGGACCCTGCGTTCGATGAGATCGCGGCCGTCGTGGCGGCAGGCCGGAGCTATCCCTTCCTCGATCAGGGCTGGGTATACGGGGATGCGGCGAATGCGGAGCTGATGACTTCCGCGCAAGGGGTCTACCTGAAGGCGATCGCGCCTCAGGCAATGCTGGAGAACATGGATAAATCCTGGAAGCAGGCGGCAGGTCAATAG